From the Leptospira sp. WS60.C2 genome, one window contains:
- the speD gene encoding adenosylmethionine decarboxylase, producing MDKEKIKLSGFNNLTKVLSFNLYDFCITLDDEQKGRYVSYIHDKYNATKITEISKEIVKRIDANILSVSAQDYDPVGASAMVLMSDVKGGGNPIPTAQVSMHLDKSHITVHTYPDAADPDGICSFRVDIDISTCGEIIPLDSINFLFEAFECDVVYIDYVVRGYTRLADGRKIYNDHHFNSILDFIKPEIKRNYTFLSDINMPQDNTWQTKMMIRELGPENYLLNPGDISHPDVPSKMKLLREEMKEVYHMIH from the coding sequence ATGGATAAAGAAAAAATCAAACTTTCCGGTTTCAACAATCTGACAAAAGTTTTGAGTTTCAACCTCTACGATTTTTGCATCACACTCGATGATGAACAAAAAGGTAGATATGTTAGTTATATCCATGACAAATACAATGCGACCAAAATAACAGAGATTTCAAAAGAAATCGTCAAACGCATTGATGCCAATATCCTTTCTGTTTCCGCACAGGACTATGATCCAGTCGGTGCTTCTGCTATGGTTCTTATGAGTGATGTTAAAGGTGGTGGTAACCCTATCCCGACGGCACAAGTCAGTATGCACCTGGACAAATCGCACATCACGGTTCATACCTACCCGGATGCTGCTGATCCAGATGGAATTTGTTCGTTCCGTGTGGACATTGATATTTCTACATGCGGAGAAATCATCCCCCTTGACTCCATTAACTTTTTATTTGAAGCATTTGAATGTGATGTCGTTTACATCGACTATGTCGTGAGAGGTTACACTCGTCTTGCTGATGGAAGAAAAATTTACAATGACCATCACTTCAACTCCATCTTAGATTTTATCAAACCAGAAATCAAAAGAAATTATACGTTTCTTTCCGATATCAACATGCCACAAGATAACACTTGGCAAACAAAAATGATGATTCGTGAGTTAGGACCAGAAAATTACCTTCTGAACCCTGGAGACATTTCTCACCCCGATGTTCCAAGCAAGATGAAACTTCTCAGAGAAGAGATGAAAGAAGTTTATCACATGATCCATTAA
- a CDS encoding polyprenol monophosphomannose synthase, with protein MQNKTSIILPTYNEAGNIKNCVETITNVLETESLPFEIIIVDDNSPDGTFEVAKVMAEYDKRIKPFVRIKEKGLSSAVTFGYEKATGDRFVVVDADFQHDYTKIPEVIRLLEENDIVVASRRSKNGGYGNFPILRKFASLFATKISEWLFPVSISDPMSGFFGIRKSIYLETKDKLHPRGYKILFEILGVVKTEKIVEVGYTFGLRTWGESKLDSGVIFYFVWDLLSIKWYQWKQSHQYLFGSKERNSHIHP; from the coding sequence ATGCAAAATAAAACAAGTATTATACTTCCCACCTATAATGAAGCAGGAAATATTAAAAACTGCGTTGAAACCATCACAAACGTTTTGGAAACAGAATCACTTCCCTTTGAAATCATCATTGTGGATGACAACTCACCTGACGGCACATTTGAAGTGGCAAAGGTAATGGCGGAGTATGACAAACGAATCAAACCCTTTGTCAGAATCAAAGAAAAAGGATTAAGTTCCGCCGTAACGTTTGGATATGAAAAGGCAACTGGTGACAGGTTTGTTGTCGTAGATGCTGATTTCCAACATGATTACACAAAAATCCCTGAAGTCATTCGGTTGTTAGAGGAAAACGACATTGTTGTTGCATCCAGAAGAAGCAAAAATGGAGGGTATGGAAATTTTCCAATCTTACGTAAGTTTGCCAGTTTGTTTGCGACAAAAATTTCAGAATGGTTATTTCCAGTTTCAATCTCTGATCCAATGAGTGGATTTTTTGGAATCAGAAAGTCAATTTATTTAGAAACCAAGGACAAACTCCATCCAAGAGGTTATAAAATTCTCTTCGAAATTTTGGGAGTAGTGAAAACAGAAAAAATTGTAGAGGTTGGATATACGTTTGGCCTTCGCACATGGGGTGAGTCCAAATTGGATTCAGGTGTGATCTTTTATTTTGTATGGGATTTGTTGTCCATAAAATGGTACCAATGGAAACAGTCACACCAGTATCTTTTTGGATCCAAGGAAAGAAATTCCCACATACATCCGTAA
- a CDS encoding ArnT family glycosyltransferase, with protein sequence MVYPLFLVLLYLFVVILGSPDAPFPQGDEIMHIRTIRESLETGNYLIPSLSGLPNPYKPPLLFWLGMASDRIFGIGYFQERFVSLFFGLGSLLLLFGITLQIQKERKEVFLTTLFFGFSFLSLKFFSLLMMEGPMVFFLLFYFYLFFHHKRTKDRKLLLWGSVLVGVGYLLKGPILQVYLFLFVFSHLYIRMVRIRKGKISILWNRIPEEKYLLYSLALTLLLPIGWILYLYISLPSGKDLLRFFFITENIGKFYAANQPGLRIWFGWILYSIPFTIPFLQLFWNQLRNPRRSKYQSYVMTILVFLLLVTTLHLLPNRKDPYYVTPFISLLFLLPSFKKFTWESLLTTKTNQFALIIAYFFLIMVSIVVRLPNLFLVSLLGLLLLGSSVCFFETKKNQWLAVLFTQIAIIPIVIFFLLRPMADPDLRSLTKEAENASICVIAENPWTAMDVQNKLMEASVQFALPLTIQENCSKSEYLINFTDAKITNEFTKLKSWFQWKQHLQMEAKSVFSSILKMEKQKFQTEISLWKREATP encoded by the coding sequence ATGGTTTATCCATTATTTCTAGTCCTGCTCTATCTATTTGTGGTGATCCTTGGTTCTCCTGATGCCCCATTTCCACAAGGGGATGAGATCATGCATATCCGAACCATACGAGAAAGCTTAGAAACGGGGAATTACCTGATTCCAAGCCTATCAGGACTGCCAAATCCTTACAAACCACCCTTACTCTTTTGGCTCGGGATGGCATCGGATCGTATTTTTGGAATTGGGTATTTCCAAGAACGTTTTGTATCCTTGTTCTTTGGTTTGGGTAGTTTGCTTCTGCTTTTTGGAATTACATTACAAATTCAGAAGGAAAGGAAGGAAGTTTTCCTAACGACTCTTTTCTTTGGTTTTTCATTTTTGTCACTGAAGTTCTTTAGCCTTCTCATGATGGAAGGACCTATGGTGTTCTTTCTACTTTTCTACTTTTATTTATTCTTTCATCACAAACGAACAAAAGACAGAAAACTTCTCTTGTGGGGAAGTGTCCTTGTTGGAGTGGGTTACTTACTAAAAGGTCCTATCCTACAAGTCTATCTATTTCTATTTGTTTTTAGTCATTTGTATATACGAATGGTACGAATCAGAAAAGGAAAAATTTCAATACTTTGGAATCGAATTCCAGAAGAGAAGTATCTCCTTTACTCACTGGCTCTAACCCTTCTTCTCCCCATAGGATGGATTTTATATTTATATATTTCTTTACCTTCAGGTAAAGATCTGCTTCGATTCTTTTTTATCACTGAAAATATAGGGAAATTTTATGCGGCAAACCAACCAGGACTAAGGATTTGGTTTGGTTGGATATTGTATTCGATACCGTTCACAATTCCATTTTTACAATTGTTTTGGAACCAATTACGAAACCCGAGACGATCCAAATATCAAAGTTATGTGATGACAATTTTGGTGTTTTTACTTCTCGTGACAACATTACACCTACTTCCCAATCGAAAAGATCCATATTATGTAACCCCATTTATCAGTTTGTTATTTTTGCTACCGAGTTTCAAAAAATTTACTTGGGAATCATTACTGACAACAAAAACCAATCAGTTTGCACTAATCATTGCCTACTTTTTTCTAATAATGGTCTCCATTGTTGTAAGGCTTCCCAATCTATTTCTTGTATCACTTTTAGGATTACTTCTCCTTGGAAGTTCTGTTTGTTTTTTTGAAACCAAAAAGAACCAGTGGTTAGCTGTGTTATTTACACAAATTGCGATCATTCCTATTGTTATATTCTTTCTTTTGCGACCAATGGCTGACCCAGATTTGCGAAGCCTAACAAAGGAAGCTGAAAATGCATCAATTTGCGTCATTGCTGAAAATCCTTGGACTGCTATGGATGTTCAAAACAAGCTAATGGAAGCAAGTGTACAATTTGCACTCCCACTCACCATTCAGGAAAACTGCTCAAAGTCGGAGTATCTCATCAACTTTACCGATGCCAAAATCACAAATGAGTTCACCAAACTAAAGTCTTGGTTCCAGTGGAAACAACACTTACAAATGGAAGCCAAATCTGTATTTTCTTCGATTCTAAAAATGGAAAAACAAAAATTCCAGACAGAAATCTCATTATGGAAACGAGAGGCCACTCCATGA
- a CDS encoding alpha-glucosidase, translated as MENKMEWWKQTSIYQIYPWSFQDSNGDGIGDLPGILRRLDEIQALGVETIWFSPFYESPGEDFGYDISDYTSIDPRFGTMADCERLIKEIHKRKMRVVLDMVMNHTSDKHPWFLESKSSTTNPKRDFYIWKKGNKKAPNNWISMVGKSGWNYDSKTDEYYYSNFLSFQPDLNYRNPKVKKTMLGVLDFWLQKGVDGFRLDIFNSIYKDEQFRDNPFSFRFFPTPDNHDEAFFQKKQYNLNLPESFSFAKEVRKHISKYKHKPFLIGEVSGSDQVLKSFLGEKADGLNLVFQFELIHFQYKAKFFKDLLEKNETVFPNPYTPTYVLGNHDQRRYIDRLGGDVRKAKLLVCFQFMARGVPIVYYGEEIGRKEGRLSNFFGKDPIAKMNRFLPLFLSNLLGIYINRDNCRLPMLWDDSENAGFSNGKPWLPVGSFQTTDTVKVQKKDPNSLWSHYQTLFHLRNNLGVIRDGSLKTIETENVDVLCFERENGKQTLRVYLNFGETGVRLDVTKKGKVLYAFGGAEIGETILLPAHSGVIIDVTGKKSLKK; from the coding sequence ATGGAAAACAAAATGGAATGGTGGAAACAAACTTCAATTTATCAAATTTACCCTTGGTCCTTTCAGGATTCCAATGGAGATGGGATAGGCGATTTACCGGGCATCCTTAGGCGTTTGGACGAAATTCAAGCTTTGGGAGTTGAAACCATTTGGTTTTCACCGTTTTATGAAAGTCCTGGTGAGGACTTTGGATATGATATATCAGACTACACCTCGATTGATCCTCGGTTTGGCACGATGGCAGATTGTGAACGACTCATCAAAGAAATTCACAAACGAAAGATGCGAGTGGTTCTCGATATGGTAATGAACCATACTTCAGACAAACACCCTTGGTTTTTAGAATCAAAATCCTCGACCACAAACCCTAAACGGGATTTTTATATATGGAAAAAAGGAAACAAAAAAGCTCCGAACAATTGGATCTCGATGGTTGGAAAATCAGGCTGGAACTATGATTCGAAAACGGATGAGTACTACTACAGTAATTTTTTATCCTTTCAACCAGATCTCAATTATCGAAATCCTAAAGTCAAAAAAACTATGTTGGGTGTTCTTGATTTCTGGTTACAAAAGGGAGTGGATGGGTTTCGACTTGATATCTTCAATTCGATTTATAAGGATGAACAATTTCGAGACAATCCTTTTAGTTTCAGATTTTTTCCAACGCCGGATAACCATGATGAGGCGTTCTTTCAAAAAAAACAGTATAACTTAAACCTTCCAGAATCCTTTTCGTTTGCAAAGGAAGTTCGCAAACACATTTCTAAATACAAACACAAACCGTTTCTCATTGGGGAAGTGAGTGGCTCTGACCAAGTATTAAAATCCTTTTTAGGAGAAAAAGCAGATGGTCTCAATTTGGTGTTTCAGTTTGAACTCATTCACTTTCAATACAAAGCTAAGTTTTTCAAAGACTTACTAGAAAAAAATGAAACTGTCTTTCCAAATCCTTACACACCCACATATGTTTTGGGTAATCATGACCAGAGACGATACATCGACAGGTTAGGTGGAGACGTCCGAAAAGCAAAACTTCTTGTTTGTTTTCAATTTATGGCAAGGGGAGTTCCCATTGTATATTATGGCGAAGAGATTGGACGAAAGGAAGGTCGCCTTTCAAATTTTTTTGGGAAAGATCCCATTGCGAAAATGAATCGTTTTCTTCCTTTATTTTTATCTAATCTCCTTGGAATTTATATCAACAGGGACAATTGTCGCCTGCCGATGTTATGGGATGATTCAGAGAATGCTGGATTCTCCAATGGAAAACCGTGGTTGCCTGTTGGTTCTTTTCAGACAACGGACACAGTGAAGGTTCAAAAAAAAGATCCGAATTCATTGTGGAGCCATTACCAAACACTGTTTCATCTTCGAAACAATCTCGGCGTAATACGAGATGGAAGTTTAAAAACAATTGAAACAGAAAATGTCGATGTATTGTGTTTTGAACGTGAAAATGGGAAACAAACTCTTCGAGTCTATTTGAATTTTGGAGAAACAGGAGTTCGATTGGATGTTACAAAAAAAGGGAAAGTGTTATACGCATTTGGTGGAGCAGAAATTGGGGAAACGATCCTACTGCCGGCCCATTCTGGTGTCATTATTGATGTAACAGGAAAGAAATCCCTAAAGAAGTAA
- a CDS encoding SDR family oxidoreductase, whose protein sequence is MDIDSLIRELQSLVDSPKDLVTLPEEKRLELLILCGKISRPDRNEVRKRNRTVRQEKKQIIKTQEKQKTALTGIRRARESAVFKAPLQISNTAGWSWDTATELSQPKPCYICKTPFTKLHFFYDSMCPSCADLNYAKRYQTADLRGTVAVITGSRLKIGYQATLLLLRAGARVIATTRFPIDSAIRFSKESDFTLWKDRLQIFGLDLRHTPSVEIFCKFLENHLERLDILINNAAQTVRRPPGFYAHLLETENTTISDLPTDVQKLLTFYQHCKNELDSYRSDSEMKDTATALAVSWNHKTPGVGIRSSAALSQIPYSHDNSHELEAVFPEGKLDADLQQVDLRKTNSWRLKLGEINTSEMLEVQLVNAVAPFVLCNRLVGLMRKDNTGKKHIINVSAMEGKFHRFKKEDRHPHTNMAKAALNMMTHTSAEDFAKDGIFMNAVDTGWVTDEDPIELAKRKQDLHDFQPPLDIVDGAARVVDPLFDGVNTGKHWIGKFLKDYFPIDW, encoded by the coding sequence ATGGACATAGATTCTTTGATTCGTGAATTACAAAGTTTAGTAGATTCACCAAAGGATCTGGTCACTTTACCCGAGGAAAAACGCCTCGAACTTTTGATCCTTTGTGGTAAAATTTCAAGGCCTGATCGAAATGAGGTTCGCAAACGAAACCGGACTGTCCGCCAAGAAAAAAAACAAATCATAAAAACCCAAGAAAAGCAAAAAACTGCTCTAACAGGAATTCGGCGAGCAAGGGAATCTGCAGTATTCAAAGCACCTTTACAAATTTCAAATACGGCAGGTTGGTCTTGGGACACAGCGACCGAGTTATCGCAACCAAAACCATGTTATATATGTAAAACACCGTTTACAAAACTTCATTTTTTTTATGATTCCATGTGCCCCTCTTGTGCGGACTTAAACTATGCCAAACGTTACCAAACTGCTGATTTAAGAGGTACTGTTGCCGTCATCACTGGTTCACGTTTAAAAATTGGTTACCAAGCCACCTTACTACTATTACGTGCAGGTGCACGAGTCATTGCGACAACTAGATTCCCAATCGATTCTGCAATACGTTTTTCCAAAGAATCTGATTTTACTTTATGGAAAGATAGATTACAAATTTTTGGATTGGATTTACGTCATACCCCAAGTGTGGAAATCTTTTGTAAGTTCTTAGAAAACCATTTAGAACGGTTGGATATACTCATTAATAACGCTGCCCAAACGGTAAGAAGACCTCCTGGTTTTTATGCACACCTTCTGGAAACCGAAAACACAACAATTTCTGATTTACCAACAGATGTGCAAAAATTACTTACTTTTTATCAACATTGCAAAAACGAATTGGATTCCTATCGTTCCGATTCGGAAATGAAAGACACAGCCACTGCTCTTGCCGTCAGTTGGAATCACAAAACGCCAGGTGTTGGAATTCGCTCGTCAGCCGCCCTCTCCCAAATTCCATATTCCCATGACAATTCCCATGAATTGGAAGCCGTTTTTCCTGAAGGAAAGTTGGATGCTGATCTACAACAAGTAGATCTACGCAAAACAAATAGTTGGCGATTAAAACTAGGTGAAATTAATACCTCCGAGATGTTAGAAGTACAACTTGTCAACGCAGTCGCTCCCTTTGTGCTTTGTAATCGACTTGTGGGACTTATGCGAAAAGACAATACAGGTAAAAAACACATCATCAATGTTTCTGCTATGGAAGGTAAATTTCATAGATTCAAAAAAGAAGACAGACACCCTCATACAAATATGGCAAAAGCAGCTCTCAATATGATGACTCATACGTCTGCTGAAGACTTTGCCAAAGATGGAATTTTTATGAATGCCGTGGATACAGGTTGGGTGACTGACGAAGACCCAATTGAGCTTGCTAAGAGAAAACAAGATCTTCACGACTTTCAGCCGCCACTCGACATCGTAGATGGAGCTGCACGTGTCGTTGATCCTCTGTTTGACGGTGTAAACACAGGAAAACATTGGATTGGTAAATTTTTAAAGGACTATTTTCCGATTGATTGGTAA
- a CDS encoding STAS domain-containing protein: MNTEVMTEKSYRIETNRLDLYSAKRLEEDMKEISVAGMSTLSVDFSNVEEVSSAVLGLLLYKKMMFQKQGVRLYLVNVKPQVLKVLKILNLSSHLLL; this comes from the coding sequence ATGAACACGGAAGTGATGACAGAAAAAAGTTACCGCATAGAGACAAATCGTCTGGATTTGTATTCGGCAAAACGTTTAGAAGAAGATATGAAAGAAATTTCGGTCGCTGGAATGAGCACTCTTTCTGTGGATTTTTCAAATGTTGAGGAAGTATCTTCTGCTGTTTTAGGACTTTTGCTGTATAAAAAAATGATGTTCCAAAAACAAGGGGTGCGACTTTACCTTGTCAATGTAAAACCGCAAGTGTTAAAAGTTCTGAAAATTTTAAATCTCAGTTCCCATTTACTTCTTTAG
- a CDS encoding leucine-rich repeat domain-containing protein translates to MKSYFLAITISILVFSLFLGCKKEVVDANVWIEKNKEERVLNLSNKEVGVLPASIGTLQKVEELTLQYDSLTSLPKEIGNLKQLKILNLFGNPISELPEELGNLENLEVLLLGRTQLKEIPPVLIKLKKLKTLALDETKVQLTEADVEVIANLPSLEILDLSLMREYKTLPKNLAKLSFLKQLILQKTLLEKSDVVRLRDELPKVRVKL, encoded by the coding sequence ATGAAGTCTTATTTTTTAGCCATTACTATTTCGATTCTGGTTTTCTCACTCTTTCTCGGTTGCAAAAAGGAAGTGGTGGATGCAAACGTTTGGATTGAGAAGAACAAAGAAGAGCGAGTCCTTAATCTCTCCAACAAAGAAGTGGGAGTTTTACCTGCTTCGATTGGCACCTTACAAAAAGTGGAAGAGCTGACATTACAATACGACTCCCTCACCAGTTTGCCGAAAGAGATTGGAAACTTAAAACAATTGAAAATTTTAAATTTGTTTGGAAATCCCATTTCTGAATTGCCAGAAGAACTTGGAAATTTGGAAAACTTGGAAGTTTTGCTTCTTGGACGCACCCAATTAAAGGAAATCCCCCCTGTTTTAATAAAACTGAAGAAGCTAAAAACCCTTGCACTTGACGAAACGAAAGTGCAACTAACAGAAGCGGATGTGGAAGTGATCGCAAACCTCCCCTCTTTGGAAATCCTTGACCTAAGCCTCATGCGAGAATACAAAACCTTACCAAAAAATTTAGCAAAACTTTCCTTCCTCAAACAACTGATTTTACAAAAGACTCTTTTGGAAAAATCCGATGTTGTTAGACTCCGTGACGAGTTACCGAAAGTTCGCGTAAAACTATAA
- a CDS encoding methyl-accepting chemotaxis protein, whose protein sequence is MDLRLAAVLLERQKKVDTFFVWAIFAHIPLVFLLSLGYGATLVVTSSALIISIISFLLYRFLRGSFFLRAWNGLALMLISALLIQAQFGRIEMHFHIFSALAILFVYEDWRVMFVAALTIAVHHLVGNYLQEFGVTFLDTKIMVYSYGTGLEIVITHALFVVMETAILIYFSFLSVKDLRVQIETQTNLETVIAGVTAAIDEVSEGTKSYLENSTFIAKAVKEFETSFQNQSSSIEAISAATEETTASSQLILEGSNRQIKEVKTVEELNRNLFNLNEGFVKSLEVMRSKIQESAESVKKTESEFSSLYQSMEVASEDSEKMEEILDLISDIAEKVNLLSLNASIEAARAGDAGRGFAVVASEISKLADSTAEATKNISTISAKIKSAIQVSFKQSNEINQTVQGFVKSILSSEVGMGELTEKISGTLSAFEKQEKALTTLDQIAQEMQLSSKEQSSSMVEISNSIMELNLKTQTNLNTSSEMISFIDKGNVIFENLNESVDTLASMIQKDFVG, encoded by the coding sequence ATGGATTTAAGATTGGCGGCAGTACTTCTGGAGCGCCAGAAGAAAGTTGATACATTTTTTGTTTGGGCAATTTTCGCCCATATCCCTCTTGTTTTTTTACTCTCCTTGGGTTATGGTGCCACTCTCGTTGTCACAAGCTCAGCTTTAATCATAAGTATCATTTCCTTTTTGTTATACCGATTCCTTCGTGGTAGTTTTTTCCTACGAGCATGGAATGGGCTTGCACTTATGTTAATTAGTGCGCTCCTCATTCAAGCACAGTTTGGAAGGATTGAGATGCACTTTCACATCTTTAGTGCTCTTGCCATTTTATTTGTGTACGAGGATTGGCGTGTCATGTTTGTCGCAGCTCTGACGATCGCCGTACACCATTTAGTTGGAAATTATCTGCAAGAATTCGGTGTTACGTTTTTAGACACAAAGATCATGGTGTATAGTTATGGAACTGGATTAGAAATTGTAATCACCCATGCCCTTTTTGTGGTAATGGAAACAGCAATTCTAATCTATTTTTCATTCTTATCGGTGAAGGATCTCAGAGTTCAAATTGAAACACAAACCAATTTAGAAACTGTGATTGCGGGGGTCACAGCAGCAATTGACGAAGTATCCGAAGGAACAAAATCCTATTTAGAGAATTCCACGTTTATTGCAAAAGCAGTAAAAGAATTTGAAACTTCGTTTCAAAACCAATCGTCCTCCATTGAAGCCATTTCGGCGGCCACAGAAGAGACAACCGCATCCAGCCAATTGATCTTAGAAGGATCTAACCGACAGATCAAAGAAGTGAAAACTGTAGAAGAATTAAACCGAAACTTATTCAACTTAAATGAAGGATTTGTGAAATCCTTAGAGGTGATGCGATCCAAAATCCAAGAGTCAGCAGAGAGTGTTAAGAAAACGGAATCCGAATTTTCATCCCTTTACCAATCAATGGAAGTGGCATCTGAAGATTCAGAGAAGATGGAAGAAATTTTAGATTTAATTTCAGACATTGCTGAGAAAGTTAACTTGCTTTCCTTAAATGCATCCATTGAAGCAGCAAGAGCAGGTGATGCGGGAAGAGGCTTTGCTGTTGTCGCATCGGAAATTTCAAAACTTGCCGATTCCACAGCAGAGGCCACTAAAAACATCTCCACGATTTCGGCTAAAATCAAATCGGCAATCCAAGTGAGTTTCAAACAATCCAACGAGATCAATCAAACAGTGCAAGGATTCGTGAAATCCATTTTATCTTCTGAAGTGGGAATGGGGGAGTTAACCGAAAAAATTTCGGGAACCCTTTCTGCCTTTGAAAAACAAGAAAAGGCACTTACGACACTGGATCAAATTGCGCAAGAAATGCAATTATCGAGTAAAGAACAATCTTCCAGTATGGTTGAAATTTCGAATTCCATCATGGAATTGAATCTAAAAACACAAACCAACTTGAATACAAGTTCCGAGATGATCTCGTTTATCGACAAAGGGAATGTAATTTTTGAAAATTTAAATGAATCTGTGGATACACTGGCATCCATGATTCAAAAGGATTTTGTTGGATAA